From Helicobacteraceae bacterium, the proteins below share one genomic window:
- a CDS encoding SIR2 family protein translates to MIDVNNEAKDEIFGNIQKFLKDPPVIIWGSGATVPFGLPTMNDLTDAIIKEFPEFPKGNLEVELGKISDIERKKKIRRIIWEEIGKKDLGVQQEIKNGEYNKFEFIIKMIEKFREAHPQVVNIITTNYDCTLEYLFAWHDIHFTDGFTGKIFSKFDATAFSSKKIVNIIKVHGSLNWFTIDGTVRFLNRSNAGDTPVFIIPGKDKYEEAYNIPFRDLIQISDGIINKAKSFLVVGFGFNDKHLTPKIKEKVREGVPLALITKKVSDFCKEELKDGRQYILIEEAMVDKTRVTIKNNESPHEFVIDGDYWQLKHFMEVI, encoded by the coding sequence ATGATAGATGTTAACAATGAGGCAAAAGACGAAATATTTGGAAATATTCAAAAGTTTCTCAAAGACCCGCCAGTGATTATTTGGGGTTCAGGAGCAACCGTACCTTTTGGATTGCCAACTATGAATGACTTAACAGATGCAATAATAAAAGAATTTCCCGAATTTCCAAAAGGGAACTTGGAAGTCGAGCTTGGAAAAATATCAGATATAGAACGAAAAAAGAAAATTAGGAGAATAATTTGGGAAGAAATTGGCAAAAAAGATTTAGGTGTTCAACAAGAAATTAAAAATGGTGAGTATAATAAATTCGAATTTATTATTAAAATGATAGAAAAATTTAGAGAAGCGCATCCACAAGTAGTCAATATTATTACTACAAATTATGATTGTACTCTTGAATATCTATTCGCTTGGCATGACATTCATTTTACCGATGGATTTACCGGAAAGATATTTTCCAAGTTTGATGCAACTGCTTTTTCTAGTAAAAAAATTGTGAATATTATAAAAGTTCACGGTTCTTTGAATTGGTTTACAATCGACGGTACTGTTCGATTCCTAAATCGAAGTAATGCTGGTGATACACCAGTATTTATTATACCAGGAAAAGATAAATATGAGGAAGCCTATAATATCCCTTTTCGTGATTTAATTCAAATTTCAGATGGTATAATAAACAAAGCAAAGAGTTTTCTTGTGGTTGGCTTTGGCTTTAACGATAAACACTTGACTCCAAAGATCAAAGAAAAAGTAAGAGAGGGAGTACCTTTAGCGCTGATAACAAAAAAAGTGAGCGATTTCTGCAAGGAGGAATTGAAAGATGGTAGACAATATATTCTTATTGAAGAAGCAATGGTTGACAAAACAAGGGTAACCATTAAAAATAATGAATCACCACATGAGTTCGTCATAGACGGGGACTATTGGCAACTTAAACATTTTATGGAGGTAATCTAA